The genomic region GTAAATCTACTCTAGCAAATGTAATTGCAGGACGTGAAGAGTATGAAATGACTGGCGGTTCTATTGAATTAGAAAACGAGGAGATATCAGAGCTAGACCCAGAAGAAAGAGCACATAAAGGTGTGTTTTTATCATTTCAGTATCCTATTGAAATTCCAGGAGTATCAGTTACTAACTTCATGAAAACCGCTATCAACGAGACACGTAAGGCTCAAGGTAAAGAAGAAATGAAGGCTGGTGATATGTTGAAACTCATCCGTGAAAAATCTGAAATGTTAGAAATAGATCGCAAATTTTTATCACGTTCATTAAATGAAGGTTTTTCTGGTGGAGAAAAGAAACGTAACGAGATTTTCCAAATGGCAATGCTAGATCCTAAACTGTCAATACTTGACGAGACAGACTCTGGTCTTGATATAGACGCATTACGTATCGTTGCAAATGGTGTAAATAAATTGCGCAGTAAGGATAATGCAACTATTGTCATCACGCACTACCAGCGCCTATTAGATTATATCGTTCCAGATTTTGTACATGTTTTATATAAAGGTCGTATTGTTAAGTCTGGTGGTAAAGAGCTAGCCTTAGAATTAGAGGAGCGCGGTTATGACTGGATTAAAGAAGAAGTAGAGGCATAGTACTCAACTTTATAGTCTAGTAATTAATAGTGGAGCTTTTATTATTTCGCTTTCGCGAAAGCTGACCTCAAAACAATTATATGATCAGTAAAAATAAAAGCGTGAAAACAACAAATCATGAGTTTTAAAGACAAAATATTATCTTCTTTCATCGCTTTAGAAAATGAAGTCGATACGGAAACATATGCCCATCAATTGCGTAATGAGGCACTAGCATCCTTTGAAGAGCTAGGTATTCCACAACGTAAGGAAGAAGCCTATAAATACACATCGCTGAAATCTCTGTTTGATAAAGACTATAGCCTGTTTCCTAAAAAAGAAACTGCTATTGAATATGGTGATATCAAGCCATATTTGATCCATCAAATAGATGCATATCGTGTTATTTTTATTGATGGGATATATAGCTCTCATTTATCTGAGACTACACACGATAAATTTGATGTATGTTTAATGTCTAGTGCATTAAATAATCCTAAATATAGTCCAGTAATTGAGGCCTTTTATAATAAACTTGCTCCTAAAGATGGATTAACATCTTTAAACACAGCATTTGCTAGAGAAGGTGCTTACATAAGCATAGGTAAAAATATTGCGGTAGAAAAACCTATAGAGGTAGTGTACTTTTCTACTGGTAACGAGAGTACTCTAATGACACAACCACGTAATTTAGTGGTAGTAGGAGAAAATTCTCAAGTACAAATTATAGAGCGTCATCAAAGTTTGAGTGATAATCACGTACTCACTAATAGTGTTACTGAGATTTTTGCAGATAAACGTGCTATGGTGGATTACTATAAAATCCAAAACGATCACCTTAATGCATCACTTATAGATCATACAAGTGTAGAGCAAAAATCAGATAGTGAAGTCAGATTGCACACGTTCTCATTCGGTGGAGCTTTAACTAGAAACAATTTGAATTTTTATCAACGTGGTGAGCACTGTAATTCAATTCTTAATGGTGTAACTATTATAGAAGGAAAACAACACGTGGATCATTCTACACTAGTACATCACACAGCACCGAATTGTGAGAGTTACCAGCAGTACAAGCAAATCTTTGATGATAAAGCTGTAGGAGTTTTTAATGGTAAAGTTCTCGTAGATAAAGTAGCACAAAAAATTAACGCGTTCCAGCAAAACAATAACATATTAGTAAGCGATAAGGCTACCATCAACTCAAAGCCACAACTAGAGATTTTTGCAGATGATGTAAGATGTTCGCACGGTTGTACCATAGGTCAGCTTGATGAAGATGCGTTGTTCTACATGCAATCTCGTGGAATAGGTAAAAAAGAAGCACGTGCTTTATTGATGTTTGCTTTTGCAAATAGCGTACTAGAAAGTGTAAAAATTCCAGAAATTAAATCTCGTATTACAAAGCTTATTGCTAAGAAACTAGGTGTAGAGATTGGGTTTGATTTGTAGAGATTGAATAATAAACGATTCGTCACACTGAGCTTGTCGAAGTGTTGTTCTCATCGATATAAGTATTTTAAAAAATGCCTTGTCTTTTGATCAGGCATTTTTTGTAATTAAAAGTTTTTTAAAGGAATTGAATTACTCTTCTAATAATTCCTTAAAAAACATCGCATTCTCAGTCCGCATCGTACCTTTGTATTATGTTAGATATTCAAAAAATAAGAGCTGATTTCCCTATCCTTAAACGTGAGGTAAATGGCAAACCATTAGTTTATTTTGATAATGCTGCGACTTCTCAAAAACCACAACAGGTTATTGATAAAATCGTAGAATATTACACTTTGTATAATGCAAACATACATCGTGGTGTTCATGCATTAAGTCAGGAAGCAACAGACCTATTTGAAGCTTCTAGAGAGAAAGTAAGAGCTTTTTTTAATATCCCACAGGCTAAACAAGTTATTATTACCTCAGGTAACACGCATAGTATTAATGCTGTTGCAAGTGGTGCTCACGTCTTTGTGAAAAAAGATGATGAGGTCATTGTAAGCGCAGTAGAACACCATTCTAATATTGTTCCTTGGCAAATGCTTTGTGAACGAGTAGGCGCAACTTTAAAGGTGATTCCAGTGTTAGATAGCGGTGAGTTAGACATGAAGGCTTATGAAGAACTGCTTAATGATAACACAGCTTTTGTCGTTGTTAATCATGTGTCTAATGCACTAGGTGTTACTAATTCAGTAGAAGAGATTATTAAAGGCGCACACAAACATGGTGCGATGATTTTAATAGATGGCGCACAATCCTGTGGTCACATGAAACTAGACATGCAAGCGCTTGATGCAGATTTCTATACCATGTCCGGACATAAAATGTGTGGTCCTACAGGAATAGGAATTCTATATGGTAAAGAAGAAGCATTAAACGCATTACCACCATACCAAGGTGGTGGCGAGATGATTGACCAAGTCACTTTTGAGCATACAACTTATGCAGGATTACCACATAAATTTGAAGCAGGTACACCCAATATCGCTGGTGGAATCGCTCTAGGCGCTGCTGTCGACTATCTTGATGAATTAGGAATGGATAACATCGCTGCTTATGAGCACGAGTTATTAATATATGCAACTGAACAGTTAAAGGCAATCGAAGGCCTTAAAATTTATGGAGATGTTGCAAATAAAGCTGCAGTAATAAGTTTTAATGTCACAACCTTGCACCCTTATGATATAGGAACCATAGTAGATAAACTAGGTATAGCTGTAAGAACGGGTCATCATTGTGCACAACCAGTTATGGAACGCTATTCAATTCCTGGTACGGTAAGAGCAAGTTTTGCATTTTATAATACTAAAGAAGAAATAGATATTATGGTACAAGCTTTGCAACGTGCAGTAAGTATGCTGTCTTAATGGACTTCATTATCTTTGAAGACTACTTAATGAGTATACCTTAAAACATATTAATATGAGAATATTTACATTACTTTTTATTCTAACTCTTTTTACATTAACCAGTTGTGATGAACAAGATGTTACAGGTAGTTATGACGTTGTACTCGTAGGAGAGAATAATTATTCAGAACATGATATTACTTTAACCATTACGATGGGAGAAGAAAACCGCATATCTGGTAAGTCAGTATGTAATAATTACAGTGGTACATTTGAAAACTTAGGAAAAGGAAAAGTAAACATAGGTCCTTTAATGGGAACTAAAATGATGTGTAGAGATGTGCATGAGATTGAGAGAGATTATATGAGTCATCTTACTAAAGTTGTTGAAGTAAACCCTACTAAAGAAGGACTAGAACTTTTAAACGCATCAGGTGATATTATAATTACAGCAGTAAAACAATAATGGCTAGCATTCAAGACATACAAAATGAAATCGTAGAAGAGTTTGCCATGTTTGACGACTGGATGGACCGCTATGAATATATGATAGATTTAGGGAAAAGTGTTCCTGTCATAGATGAGCAATACAAAACTGATGATAATATCATAAAAGGTTGCCAGTCTAAAGTATGGGTACATGCGGATCTTGAAGATGATAAAGTAAAATTTAGTGCTGACAGTGATGCGATAATTACTAAAGGAATTATTGCCATACTTATAAGAGCGTGGTCTGGTCAGAAACCAGCAGATATTATTGCAGCAGACACGGCTTTTATAGATCAAATAGGTTTGAAAGAACATCTTTCACCTACTAGAGCAAATGGATTAGTTTCCATGATAAAACAACTTAAAATGTATGCAGTTGCATATCAATCTCAATTGAACTAATTATGGAAGAGATCAACGGACAGGAAATAGGAGAAAAAGTAGTAAAGGTTTTAAAAACAATATACGATCCAGAAATCCCTGTGGACATCTATGAGCTAGGCCTTATATATGATGTTATGGTAAGCAGCGATGCTGATGTTAAAATATTAATGACATTAACCTCTCCTAACTGTCCAGTAGCAGAAACACTACCAGTAGAAGTAGAGGAAAAAGTAAAGACTCTTAAAGAAGTCAATGATGCCGAGGTTGAAATTACCTTTGATCCGCCATGGAATAAAGACCTTATGAGTGAAGAAGCTAAGCTTGAACTAGGAATGCTCTAGAACATGGAAGGCGAGATCATTAACAGAGTCGCAAACTCAAAACTTCAGGTCATCGACTTAGAAGATTATTATCCTGTAGGAACACGCAGTGAGATAGATATTTCTCAATGGTTAATGGAAGGTATTGTGTTAGTAGAATCACGCTTTCGCGAAAGCTTAAAAAGCACAGACTTTACTGCTTTTAAGGATCATTATGTCGCAGTTAATTGCTCTACAGATGCCATCATACCTCAATGGGCATGGATGCTTATACAAATCGAATTAACCAGAATTGCAAAAATTGTAATACTGGGATCATTAGAAGATCTAGAAGCAGCTTTATATATGCCTATTATTGATCAAATAGATTTAGGTCCTTTCAGAGATATGCCGGTTATTGTTAAAGGTTGTTCAAATAAACCAGTACCGGTCGCTGCCTATATGAAAATTACAGAACGCTTGCAGGATGTCGCAAAATCAGTGATGTATGGCGAGGCCTGTAGTGCAGTGCCCGTTTATAAGAAAAAAAAGTAGTTTATCGATAGGATTGTTTTTTAATAGGCTATTGAACCGTTTTTTTATTTAAATGGTAATTTCGCACCATAACATTTCAATTTAGTATTATGAAAAAAATTATTTTACTTTTTGCATTTGCACTTTGTACAATTAGTACCTATGCGCAAACTGAAGAAGAACTTAAGGCGTTAAAAGCGTCAAAAATGGATTCTATTGCAGCCATACAAGGTAGAGCAAATGCGATCCAAGCACAGATAGATGCGCTTCCAGGTTGGAAAACAGGAGCTTTTGGTACCATTGGTGCTAATTTATCTAGTTTTGATAAATGGTATTCTCAAGGATCACCTAATGTGAATTCTGGTAATATAGGTGTTACTTTAAATGGATTTGCAAATTTGAAGAGAGAAAAATATTTCTGGAGAAATAACTTAAACGTTAACCTGCAATGGGTAAAGTTTGATGACAGAGATGACGCTACTGATGATGATAGTTTCCAAGAAGCAACTGACGTTTTTAATATTCAATCGTTATATGGGTACAAGTTAAGTGAAAAATTTGCCGTTTCTACATTAGGAGAATATAGAACTACTATACTTAATAATTTTAATGATCCAGGATATCTTGATTTAGGTGTTGGTGCTACATGGACACCTATTGATAACTTAGTAGTTGTAATTCACCCTTTGAACTATAATTTTGTTTTCAGTAGTGGTGATGATATTTTTGAATCTTCACTAGGAGCAAAAATTGTTGCAGATTATACTAGACAAATAGGGGCAATTAACTTTAAGAGTAACCTTTCTACGTTCCAAAGCTATAAGAGTTCTAACTTATCAAACTTTACATGGATCAACTCTTTCGGTTACACACTGTGGAAAAACATTGGTGTAGGTTTTGAATTTGGATTAAGAGGTAATCATCAAGAAGCGGTAAACTTTGCTACATCTCAAGATCCTACTGGTACATTTGATTTTGATAATGTAGATAATGATTTACAATCATACTGGCTACTAGGTTTAAACTATAAGTTTTAATCAGTATTTAATGATAAAAAAAAGCCCTTAATCAAATTGATTAAGGGCTTTTTTTATGAAGAATATTTACTCTTCTTCTGTTTCTACCAGATCTTCCCAATCTGGAAATAAAAAGGCGTTATAAGGGAAACGTTTTACATGTATGTCTCTTACTTGATCATAGACTTTTTTCTTAAAAGTATCTATGTTTTCCTTTTCAATTGCAGATATGAAAACTACATTTTCACCCATTCTAGCCATCCAGGTACGTTTCCATTCTTCTAAAGAATAGTGTGCGCTCGTTCTTTCTTCTAGAATATCTTCTGGATCATAATCCTCGGCTACATATTGATCAATTTTATTAAAGACCATAATAGTAGGTTTATCTACTGCGTCTATCTCACTCAATATCTTATTTACTGATGCGATATGATCTTCAAAACTACCATGTGCAATATCTACAACATGTAATAGTAAGTCTGATTCACGAACTTCATCAAGTGTTGATTTAAAAGATTCTACTAATTGGGTAGGCAATTTGCGTATAAAACCTACAGTATCTGTTAGTAAAAAAGGCAGGTTTTTCACTACAACTTTACGTACCGTTGTATCTAGAGTAGCAAATAACTTATTCTCTGCAAAGACCTCACTTTTTGAAATGACATTCATTAGTGTGCTTTTACCTACGTTAGTATAGCCTACTAGTGCAACACGCACCATCTTTCCACGGTTACCGCGCTGGGTTGCCATTTGTTTATCGATGGTAAGTAATTTTTTTTTAAGTAAGGTGATGCGATCACGTACTATACGGCGGTCTGTCTCGATCTCTGTCTCACCTGGACCACGCATACCTATACCACCTTTTTGTCTCTCAAGGTGAGTCCATAATCCGACTAATCGTGGTAATAAATATTCATATTGAGCGAGCTCTACCTGAGTACGGGCATAACTAGTCTCTGCGCGTTGAGCAAATATGTCTAGAATGAGATAAGTTCTATCGATGATTTTTACTTCAAGAATTTTCTCAATATTTTTTTGCTGTGCAGGACTTAATTCATCGTCAAAGATTACAGTGTCTATATTATGAGCGTCTACATAAGCTTTAATGTCCTCCATTTTACCAGAACCTAAAAAGGTTTTGGGATTAGGTTTCTGCATTTTTTGAGAAAAACGCTTGTGTATCGTGGCTCCTGCGGTATAAGCGAGGAACTCTAGCTCATCCAGGTACTCTGTAAGTTTCTCTTCAGATTGTTGTTGGGTAACCACTCCTACTAGAATGGCTTTTTCATATTCGTGTGTTTCTCTTTCTAACATTTATGGTTTTAAAACTATTCAACAAAGATAACAGTTTGCCAGTGAGGTGCTCTATAATTAATAAAAGCTTAAAGTAATTGTTATTACTGTAAGGATAATTGTGTATTGATGTATTAGATTTGAAATCCCTACAAAAATATAAGTATTGGCAATTTCACAACAGGCATTTGAACAGTATACTGTCGCATTCTACAATTTAGAAAATTTATTTGACGTTCACAATGATAAGCATATACTAGATGAAGATTTTACAGCCCAAGGCCGCAAGCAATGGACGCCACAACGATATCAAAAAAAATTACAAAAATTAAGCGACGCGATATCTAAAGTAGGTGTTTTACAAACTGGTAAACTACCAGCCATTATAGGCGTGGCTGAGGTAGAAAATAAAAAAGTACTTGAAGATCTGATACAACAGCCTAAGCTGGTTAAGGGAGATTATGGGATCATACATTATGATAGTCCAGATGAACGTGGTATTGATGTCGCCTTACTATATAGTAAAAAGATTTTTACAGTTCAATCATCTAATCCCATTGCAGTGGATGTTACCATGCCTAATGATGAGCCTGATCGTACCCGTGATATATTATATGTAAAAGGTTTCTTATCTGGTATGCCTGTACACTTATATGTTAATCACTGGCCATCTAGAAGGGATGGCGCAGAATCTACAAATGAGAAACGTGTCACTGTTGCAAAACAGTTAATGCATCATATAAATAGTGTTGATCCACAAAAGGATCGTACAAATCAAGAGAAGCATTTACTAGAAAGTACTAATATTATCATCATGGGTGATTTTAATGATGATCCAGAAAACGATAGTATACGCAATGAAATCTTACCGCATGGATTTCAAAATGTCACTGCGCCGCTCAAAAAGTTCCATAGAGGTAGCTTGAATCATAATTTTAAATGGAATCTTTTTGATCAGATAATGGTTAGTGATAGTTTAATTAATGATGTGCCAGACGCTTTATATTTTCATCAAGCAGATATTTTTGATGATATCATGTTGAGACAATGGAAAGGTAAATATAGAGGTCAACCAGCGAGAACTTTTGTTGGTAAAACATACAAAGGTGGTTATTCTGATCATTTCCCTGTGTATATGATACTACGTAGAAACTAATTGAATCATTTCGTCTGTGAAAGGTTGCTTTTAATCTATAAAGAAATTGTTAAACAATATAGGCCGTGTATTTTTTCTATATTCGGTTTTCTAAGTAAACACTTGACAATATAATATAATGTTAAACTTGATCCCTTAGTAGTTGATTATCAACAGGTAGGTTAAGTATAACGCTTTCGCGAAAGCGAGATATTATAAAATCAAGGAACTATGTAAGTCGCAATTGATAGCATAGTAGTATATTTAGAACCATAAAACTAACTTGTGCAACCCAAAAAACTAACTCTATAATGATGAGAAAATTACTTGCAATGGGGATTTTCCTTGTCTTGTCCGGAACCAGCGTGCTACACGCTCAACAAGATCCTCAGTACACACAGTACATGTACAACCAAAATGTCATTAATCCAGCATATGCTGGTACAAGAGATGGCTTAACTCTTACAACTCTTTACCGTCAACAATGGAGCGGTGTTACTGGTGCCCCAGAGACACTTACCTTTTCAGGTAGTACTCCTATAGGCGATCGAGTAGGTGTAGGACTTTCTGTAATTTCTGATCAAATAGGACCAGTTAAAGAGAAGAACTTCTATGGAGATTTCTCTTATAAATTACAAGTAGGGAAGAAAACAACCCTAGCTTTAGGTATAAAAGCTGGTGTTACTTTCCATGATGTAAATCTTAACTTTGTGAACACTACACAGCCAGGTGATCCATTGTTTAGTGAGCAATTAAATGAGCAGTATTTAAATCTAGGTGCAGGAGCTTTTCTTTATGGAGATAACTGGTACACCGGTTTTTCTGTTCCTAATATGTTAAACAGCACTCACCTAGATGAAGATGGTTTAACATTCGGATCTGAAACACAACATTATTTCTTAACAGGTGGATATGTATTTGATATTAATGAAAACATCAAATTAAAGCCACATGCAATGATTAAAGGAGCATTTGATTCTCCTATGAGTTTTGACTTGAATACAAACGTATTATTCAATAATAAGTTTGAGGTAGGTGTGTCTTACAGATATGAAGACTCTTTCAGTGGTCTAGTAGGTATGCAACTTACGGATAATGTAAAGGTAGGTTATGCATATGACCGCGTGGTATCAGATATACAGGTAGCGGCAAATTCTTCACATGAGATCTTCTTGACTTATGACTTGAATTTCCCTCGTAAAGTGATGCAATCACCACGTTTCTTCTAATAACCAGCAAAGAAAGAATATCATGAAAAAATATATTTACTACTCTTAATAATTATCGCTGGCTCATTTCAAGTAAATGCACAAAGCGATGCAACTAAAAAAGCAGATAAACTATATGAGCAACTGCGTTATGTGGATGCTGCAAAAGCTTATGAGAAACTCATCAAAAATGGAGAGCGTTCTCAACACGTTTATACTAATTTAGGAAACTCTTATTTCTTTAATAGTGATTTTAAAAGTGCTGAGCAATTTTATAAAAGAGCTACTAAGAACAATCCTCAAGCAGAGACTCTTTATAGATATGCTCAAACTTTAAAGGCTAATCAAAAATATGATCTTTCTAATACTATCATGAACCAGTTTGCTGGAATGGTGCCTAATGATGATCGTGCTAAAGCTTTTAAAGCAAACCCTAATTATCTAGCAGACATAACAGGAATGAATCCTGCTTATACGACTGAAGCGTTAGGGCTTAATGGTGAGGCAAGTGATTTTGCTGCACAAAAAATAGGAGATAAAATTTACTTTGCAAGTGCTCGTAATAACAAGCGTGCAAACTATGCATGGAATAAAGAACCTTACCTAGATATCTATGAAGCATCTGTTGATGAAAACGGTATGCCTGGTGAAGGGAAACTTCTTGCTGGTGATGTAAATACTAAGTATCATGAAGGTACATTAGATATAACACCTGACGGTAAATATATGTTCTTTACTCGTGTAGATTATATCGATGGAGATTATGAAAAAGCCAGTGATGGCGAGAGTAAATTGAATATTTACAGAGCTGTTAAAGCTGGTGGCGAGTGGAGAGATATTAGAACGACTTCTCTAGAAAGTCAAGAATACGGTGTAGGTCATCCTAGTATTACTGCAGATGGAAAAGCAATTTTCTTTGCAAGTGAAGCGCCAGGTGGACAAGGTGGAACTGATATCTATAAAGCGAGTCTTAAGAATGGTAAAATATCAAACCCAGTAAATTTAGGACCTACAGTTAATACTGCAGGAGATGATTCATTCCCTTGGATTGCTGAAGATGGTACACTTTATTTCTCTTCAAATGGCCACTTAGGATTAGGTGGACTAGACGTGTTCAAATATAAAGATGGTAAGGTTACTAACTTAGGAGCTCCTGTAAACTCTGCTATGGATGATTTTGCATTCACTTATTCTGAGCAAACAGGTAAAGGTTTTGTTTCTTCTAACCGTAAAGGTGGAAAAGGAAGTGATGATATTTATGCAGTGAACCGTATTGAGATTTGTGAAGTTGCTGTTACAGTAACAGCTGTTGACGCACAAACTAATCAACCTATACCAGGTGCTATTGTTTCATTACAAGATGCAGATGGTAATAGCTTACCTAGTCAGACTACAGATGGTGAAGGAAAAGCAATGTTTACTACAGAGTGTAATAAAGAATTTGTTGCTCGTGGTGTTAAAGATCAGTATGA from Nonlabens arenilitoris harbors:
- a CDS encoding META domain-containing protein → MRIFTLLFILTLFTLTSCDEQDVTGSYDVVLVGENNYSEHDITLTITMGEENRISGKSVCNNYSGTFENLGKGKVNIGPLMGTKMMCRDVHEIERDYMSHLTKVVEVNPTKEGLELLNASGDIIITAVKQ
- a CDS encoding iron-sulfur cluster assembly protein, with the protein product MEEINGQEIGEKVVKVLKTIYDPEIPVDIYELGLIYDVMVSSDADVKILMTLTSPNCPVAETLPVEVEEKVKTLKEVNDAEVEITFDPPWNKDLMSEEAKLELGML
- a CDS encoding OmpA family protein — its product is MDAAKAYEKLIKNGERSQHVYTNLGNSYFFNSDFKSAEQFYKRATKNNPQAETLYRYAQTLKANQKYDLSNTIMNQFAGMVPNDDRAKAFKANPNYLADITGMNPAYTTEALGLNGEASDFAAQKIGDKIYFASARNNKRANYAWNKEPYLDIYEASVDENGMPGEGKLLAGDVNTKYHEGTLDITPDGKYMFFTRVDYIDGDYEKASDGESKLNIYRAVKAGGEWRDIRTTSLESQEYGVGHPSITADGKAIFFASEAPGGQGGTDIYKASLKNGKISNPVNLGPTVNTAGDDSFPWIAEDGTLYFSSNGHLGLGGLDVFKYKDGKVTNLGAPVNSAMDDFAFTYSEQTGKGFVSSNRKGGKGSDDIYAVNRIEICEVAVTVTAVDAQTNQPIPGAIVSLQDADGNSLPSQTTDGEGKAMFTTECNKEFVARGVKDQYESGQSDISVAEEATAMVTVNMEPIIPDPPVVDEKIILNKIYFDLDASNIRPDAALELDRLVSFMKKYPELEVMAETYADIRGSDSYNLALTQRRAESIVAYVVSQGVDASRLTAVGRGEANPVMDCASQKCTSAEYELSRRSEFTITKR
- a CDS encoding DUF3078 domain-containing protein, whose protein sequence is MKKIILLFAFALCTISTYAQTEEELKALKASKMDSIAAIQGRANAIQAQIDALPGWKTGAFGTIGANLSSFDKWYSQGSPNVNSGNIGVTLNGFANLKREKYFWRNNLNVNLQWVKFDDRDDATDDDSFQEATDVFNIQSLYGYKLSEKFAVSTLGEYRTTILNNFNDPGYLDLGVGATWTPIDNLVVVIHPLNYNFVFSSGDDIFESSLGAKIVADYTRQIGAINFKSNLSTFQSYKSSNLSNFTWINSFGYTLWKNIGVGFEFGLRGNHQEAVNFATSQDPTGTFDFDNVDNDLQSYWLLGLNYKF
- the sufC gene encoding Fe-S cluster assembly ATPase SufC translates to MLKIKDLHASIEDKEILKGINLEVKAGEVHAIMGPNGSGKSTLANVIAGREEYEMTGGSIELENEEISELDPEERAHKGVFLSFQYPIEIPGVSVTNFMKTAINETRKAQGKEEMKAGDMLKLIREKSEMLEIDRKFLSRSLNEGFSGGEKKRNEIFQMAMLDPKLSILDETDSGLDIDALRIVANGVNKLRSKDNATIVITHYQRLLDYIVPDFVHVLYKGRIVKSGGKELALELEERGYDWIKEEVEA
- a CDS encoding endonuclease/exonuclease/phosphatase, translating into MAISQQAFEQYTVAFYNLENLFDVHNDKHILDEDFTAQGRKQWTPQRYQKKLQKLSDAISKVGVLQTGKLPAIIGVAEVENKKVLEDLIQQPKLVKGDYGIIHYDSPDERGIDVALLYSKKIFTVQSSNPIAVDVTMPNDEPDRTRDILYVKGFLSGMPVHLYVNHWPSRRDGAESTNEKRVTVAKQLMHHINSVDPQKDRTNQEKHLLESTNIIIMGDFNDDPENDSIRNEILPHGFQNVTAPLKKFHRGSLNHNFKWNLFDQIMVSDSLINDVPDALYFHQADIFDDIMLRQWKGKYRGQPARTFVGKTYKGGYSDHFPVYMILRRN
- a CDS encoding DUF2480 family protein, with protein sequence MEGEIINRVANSKLQVIDLEDYYPVGTRSEIDISQWLMEGIVLVESRFRESLKSTDFTAFKDHYVAVNCSTDAIIPQWAWMLIQIELTRIAKIVILGSLEDLEAALYMPIIDQIDLGPFRDMPVIVKGCSNKPVPVAAYMKITERLQDVAKSVMYGEACSAVPVYKKKK
- the hflX gene encoding GTPase HflX — protein: MLERETHEYEKAILVGVVTQQQSEEKLTEYLDELEFLAYTAGATIHKRFSQKMQKPNPKTFLGSGKMEDIKAYVDAHNIDTVIFDDELSPAQQKNIEKILEVKIIDRTYLILDIFAQRAETSYARTQVELAQYEYLLPRLVGLWTHLERQKGGIGMRGPGETEIETDRRIVRDRITLLKKKLLTIDKQMATQRGNRGKMVRVALVGYTNVGKSTLMNVISKSEVFAENKLFATLDTTVRKVVVKNLPFLLTDTVGFIRKLPTQLVESFKSTLDEVRESDLLLHVVDIAHGSFEDHIASVNKILSEIDAVDKPTIMVFNKIDQYVAEDYDPEDILEERTSAHYSLEEWKRTWMARMGENVVFISAIEKENIDTFKKKVYDQVRDIHVKRFPYNAFLFPDWEDLVETEEE
- a CDS encoding PorP/SprF family type IX secretion system membrane protein, translated to MRKLLAMGIFLVLSGTSVLHAQQDPQYTQYMYNQNVINPAYAGTRDGLTLTTLYRQQWSGVTGAPETLTFSGSTPIGDRVGVGLSVISDQIGPVKEKNFYGDFSYKLQVGKKTTLALGIKAGVTFHDVNLNFVNTTQPGDPLFSEQLNEQYLNLGAGAFLYGDNWYTGFSVPNMLNSTHLDEDGLTFGSETQHYFLTGGYVFDINENIKLKPHAMIKGAFDSPMSFDLNTNVLFNNKFEVGVSYRYEDSFSGLVGMQLTDNVKVGYAYDRVVSDIQVAANSSHEIFLTYDLNFPRKVMQSPRFF
- a CDS encoding aminotransferase class V-fold PLP-dependent enzyme, whose amino-acid sequence is MLDIQKIRADFPILKREVNGKPLVYFDNAATSQKPQQVIDKIVEYYTLYNANIHRGVHALSQEATDLFEASREKVRAFFNIPQAKQVIITSGNTHSINAVASGAHVFVKKDDEVIVSAVEHHSNIVPWQMLCERVGATLKVIPVLDSGELDMKAYEELLNDNTAFVVVNHVSNALGVTNSVEEIIKGAHKHGAMILIDGAQSCGHMKLDMQALDADFYTMSGHKMCGPTGIGILYGKEEALNALPPYQGGGEMIDQVTFEHTTYAGLPHKFEAGTPNIAGGIALGAAVDYLDELGMDNIAAYEHELLIYATEQLKAIEGLKIYGDVANKAAVISFNVTTLHPYDIGTIVDKLGIAVRTGHHCAQPVMERYSIPGTVRASFAFYNTKEEIDIMVQALQRAVSMLS
- the sufD gene encoding Fe-S cluster assembly protein SufD; its protein translation is MSFKDKILSSFIALENEVDTETYAHQLRNEALASFEELGIPQRKEEAYKYTSLKSLFDKDYSLFPKKETAIEYGDIKPYLIHQIDAYRVIFIDGIYSSHLSETTHDKFDVCLMSSALNNPKYSPVIEAFYNKLAPKDGLTSLNTAFAREGAYISIGKNIAVEKPIEVVYFSTGNESTLMTQPRNLVVVGENSQVQIIERHQSLSDNHVLTNSVTEIFADKRAMVDYYKIQNDHLNASLIDHTSVEQKSDSEVRLHTFSFGGALTRNNLNFYQRGEHCNSILNGVTIIEGKQHVDHSTLVHHTAPNCESYQQYKQIFDDKAVGVFNGKVLVDKVAQKINAFQQNNNILVSDKATINSKPQLEIFADDVRCSHGCTIGQLDEDALFYMQSRGIGKKEARALLMFAFANSVLESVKIPEIKSRITKLIAKKLGVEIGFDL
- a CDS encoding SufE family protein gives rise to the protein MASIQDIQNEIVEEFAMFDDWMDRYEYMIDLGKSVPVIDEQYKTDDNIIKGCQSKVWVHADLEDDKVKFSADSDAIITKGIIAILIRAWSGQKPADIIAADTAFIDQIGLKEHLSPTRANGLVSMIKQLKMYAVAYQSQLN